One window from the genome of Pseudonocardia hierapolitana encodes:
- a CDS encoding MBL fold metallo-hydrolase: MDLTPDLRMLRFPVGQAYALRDGRDVTLVDTGPPGSADRIAAALDGWGRVRRVVLTHYHADHAGSAREVSEWPGVQVAAHHADAQVVRGEAKGEWPAFTPAERELHAVVGAGLPDPPDVPQARVDIDLDDGDVLDGLQVIWTPGHTPGSIALRHGERGVLFTGDTAAERAGAVFLGPFNTDRERAKASFRRLAEPGVTTVCFGHGDPLLDERTGLLAAAAGDVEVPDPLG, translated from the coding sequence GTGGATCTCACTCCTGACCTGCGCATGCTGCGCTTCCCCGTCGGCCAGGCGTACGCGTTGCGGGACGGGCGGGACGTCACGCTCGTCGACACCGGCCCGCCGGGCTCCGCGGACCGGATCGCGGCCGCCCTGGACGGCTGGGGCCGGGTGCGGCGCGTGGTCCTCACGCACTACCACGCCGATCACGCGGGCTCGGCCCGCGAGGTGAGCGAATGGCCCGGCGTGCAGGTGGCGGCCCACCACGCCGACGCGCAGGTCGTCCGGGGTGAGGCGAAGGGCGAGTGGCCGGCTTTCACGCCCGCGGAACGCGAGCTGCACGCCGTGGTCGGCGCCGGGCTGCCCGATCCGCCCGACGTCCCGCAGGCGCGGGTCGACATCGACCTCGACGACGGCGACGTCCTCGACGGGCTGCAGGTGATCTGGACGCCGGGCCACACCCCGGGCAGCATCGCGCTCCGGCACGGCGAGCGCGGGGTCCTGTTCACCGGTGACACCGCCGCCGAGCGCGCGGGCGCGGTGTTCCTCGGGCCATTCAACACCGACCGGGAGCGGGCGAAAGCGTCGTTCCGGCGCCTGGCCGAGCCGGGCGTCACGACTGTGTGCTTCGGGCACGGCGACCCCCTGCTCGACGAGCGGACCGGCCTGCTGGCGGCCGCCGCGGGAGACGTGGAGGTGCCGGACCCGCTCGGGTGA
- a CDS encoding helix-turn-helix domain-containing protein has product MSDTLTASLAAALQAARKSRGLSISALAEGAGVSRAMITKVERGDAQPTAVLLARLANALGMTLSELVSRAEDGGGRLVRAADQPTWTDPASGYRRRTVSPASGRPLELVEIELPAGARVAFAADAYPDVHQQIWVLDGHLRLHEGDAVHELDPGDCLQLGPPLTRAYVNPTDRTCRYLVALTRR; this is encoded by the coding sequence GTGTCCGACACACTGACCGCGTCCCTCGCCGCCGCGCTGCAGGCGGCCCGCAAGTCACGCGGCCTCTCGATCAGCGCACTCGCGGAGGGGGCGGGCGTGTCCCGGGCGATGATCACGAAGGTGGAGCGCGGCGACGCCCAACCCACGGCCGTGCTGCTCGCCCGGCTCGCGAATGCGCTCGGGATGACGCTCTCGGAGCTCGTGTCGCGTGCGGAGGACGGCGGCGGACGGCTCGTGCGTGCCGCCGACCAACCCACCTGGACCGACCCGGCCAGCGGCTACCGGCGCCGGACCGTGTCGCCGGCCAGCGGGCGACCGCTCGAGCTCGTGGAGATCGAGCTGCCCGCCGGGGCGAGGGTCGCGTTCGCCGCCGACGCCTATCCGGACGTCCACCAGCAGATCTGGGTGCTCGACGGCCACCTGCGCCTGCACGAGGGCGACGCGGTCCACGAGCTCGACCCCGGTGACTGCCTCCAGCTCGGCCCGCCGTTGACGCGCGCGTACGTCAACCCGACCGACCGGACGTGTCGATACCTGGTGGCGCTCACCCGGCGTTGA
- a CDS encoding GNAT family N-acetyltransferase translates to MKVRAASEEDAAACAAIYAPYVTDTAITFEIDPPTPEEMAERITAAERTHAWLVLEDLEDGGRVVGYAYAGPFKTRPAYRWACETSVYLETGRRRTGGGRTLYEALFPRLAERGYRTAIAGMTLPNEASAGLHRALDFEPVGTYRRIGWKHGRWHDVAWMQRMLSEAADPPAEPA, encoded by the coding sequence ATGAAGGTTCGTGCAGCCAGCGAAGAGGACGCCGCGGCCTGCGCGGCCATCTACGCGCCCTACGTCACCGACACAGCGATCACCTTCGAGATCGACCCGCCGACGCCGGAGGAGATGGCCGAGCGCATCACGGCGGCGGAGCGTACGCACGCCTGGCTCGTCCTCGAGGACCTGGAGGACGGCGGCCGGGTCGTCGGCTACGCGTACGCCGGCCCGTTCAAGACGCGGCCCGCCTACCGCTGGGCCTGCGAGACCAGCGTCTACCTCGAGACCGGACGGCGGCGCACCGGCGGCGGGCGCACCCTGTACGAGGCGCTCTTCCCGCGCCTCGCGGAGCGGGGCTATCGCACGGCCATCGCAGGCATGACCCTGCCCAACGAGGCGAGCGCCGGCCTGCACCGGGCACTCGACTTCGAGCCGGTCGGCACCTACCGGCGCATCGGATGGAAGCACGGCCGGTGGCACGACGTCGCCTGGATGCAGCGCATGCTCTCGGAGGCGGCGGACCCGCCTGCCGAACCGGCCTAG
- a CDS encoding PPOX class F420-dependent oxidoreductase, whose protein sequence is MAEIPEVFHDLLRSRAVAFVSTLGRSGAPQVTPLWFLWDGDRVRISLVEGRQKLRNLRRDPRIAVAIADPASPTFYLELRGVVSELVPDPGLELERAIAEKYTGGWEDVEPPGTTRYATSVIVERTTSQLGH, encoded by the coding sequence GTGGCCGAGATCCCCGAGGTCTTCCACGACCTGCTGCGCTCGCGCGCGGTGGCATTCGTCTCGACGCTCGGCAGGAGCGGCGCCCCGCAGGTCACCCCGCTGTGGTTCCTGTGGGACGGCGACCGCGTGCGGATCAGCCTCGTCGAGGGCCGTCAGAAGCTGCGCAACCTGCGCCGCGACCCGCGGATCGCCGTCGCGATCGCCGACCCGGCCAGCCCCACCTTCTACCTGGAACTGCGCGGCGTCGTGAGCGAGCTCGTGCCCGACCCGGGCCTGGAGCTGGAGCGCGCGATCGCCGAGAAGTACACCGGTGGCTGGGAGGACGTGGAGCCGCCGGGCACGACGCGCTACGCCACCAGCGTGATCGTCGAGCGGACCACATCCCAGCTCGGGCACTAG
- a CDS encoding mechanosensitive ion channel family protein encodes MFDNLGAALGDAMRMVAVFVPQLLLFLVILLIGWLIAKGLRKLTDTVLERLHFDRAVERGGIGQALARSKYDASDLIALVVYYAVLLLTLQLAFGVFGPNPISALLTGIVAFLPRIAVAIIIVVIASAIAAAVKDLVMSVTGGLSYGRVLANIASIFIIALGVIAALSQIGVAIAVTMPVLIAVLATVGGIMVVGVGGGLIRPMQQRWERWLDRAEQEAPMARAHSQAYERGREDAARPTTTGAHAMPAESTDPMGTRMDTPITDPAADVRKS; translated from the coding sequence ATGTTCGACAACCTCGGCGCAGCGCTGGGCGATGCCATGCGCATGGTCGCGGTCTTCGTGCCGCAGCTGCTGCTCTTCCTCGTCATCCTGCTGATCGGATGGCTGATCGCGAAGGGGCTGCGCAAGCTGACCGATACGGTCCTGGAGCGCCTGCACTTCGATCGCGCAGTCGAGCGCGGCGGAATCGGACAGGCGCTCGCACGGTCGAAGTACGACGCGAGCGACCTGATCGCACTGGTCGTCTACTACGCGGTGCTGCTGCTCACGCTGCAGCTCGCGTTCGGCGTGTTCGGTCCGAACCCGATCAGTGCCCTGTTGACGGGCATCGTCGCGTTCCTGCCGCGGATCGCCGTGGCGATCATCATCGTCGTGATCGCGTCCGCCATCGCGGCCGCCGTCAAGGACCTCGTCATGAGCGTCACGGGCGGGCTGTCCTACGGCCGGGTGCTCGCGAACATCGCGTCGATCTTCATCATCGCCCTCGGTGTGATCGCCGCGCTGAGCCAGATCGGTGTCGCGATCGCCGTCACGATGCCGGTGCTGATCGCCGTCCTGGCGACGGTGGGCGGCATCATGGTCGTCGGTGTCGGCGGCGGTCTCATCCGGCCGATGCAGCAGCGCTGGGAGCGCTGGCTGGACCGCGCCGAGCAGGAGGCCCCGATGGCCCGGGCCCACTCCCAGGCCTACGAGCGCGGCCGCGAGGACGCCGCGCGTCCCACCACCACGGGCGCGCACGCCATGCCGGCCGAGTCCACTGATCCCATGGGCACGCGGATGGACACTCCTATCACAGACCCGGCCGCGGATGTGCGCAAGTCGTAA
- a CDS encoding xanthine dehydrogenase family protein molybdopterin-binding subunit, with protein MTQAPERTRPTTATGPAVGRPIDRVDGAVKTTGASEYTADRPYPDLAHATLVHATIARGRITGIDTAAAEAVDGVLAVITHRNAPALKPPAARVNPLDLSTMASGTSVNYLGSDEVHWNGEPVAVVVAESLEAAVEAARLVRVGYAAEPAVTDFRGAEGSAEPARGLPMLSGAGRKGDAEQALAAAPVSVDLRFTTPPQNHNAIEPHATTAVWDGDRLTVHDSTQAMDFARRHLALRFGVPVDAVRVIAPNVGGGFGGKGFVWAGTVLCAMAARVAKRPVRLALSREAVFRTVGGRTPTVQRVALGAERDGALTALVHTGISQVGRVGGMPEPVGSQSRHLYAARTILVRHSTATLDMLPNSAMRAPGEAVGTFALESGMDALAYELGIDPVELRMRNEPERDPLGGKPFTHRNLRAAYARGAQRFGWADRPPQPRSMRDGRRLLGWGVATAFHMPIQLTADVTVRLGMDGTVRVRCGLHEIGVGVATVQAQVAADALGVPVEAVTVEIGDSALPVGPMAGGSGQTATAAASVLRACEELRRSALALARRSPGSPLRGRRIDELVARDGGLFAADGSGETYGEILARAGRPSLEGRVGARTSLGRVAGQVRLLAGVVRDQRRQVRAATGAHFCEVAVDEDTGEVRVTRWVAVFDVGRVINPKTATSQLRGGIVMGIGAALSEETVVDPGNGRIMNASLADYHVPVQADVPAIDVYYLDEPDPTTPLGLLGVGEVGITGVAGAIANAVHHATGVRVRDLPITPDRLL; from the coding sequence GTGACCCAGGCACCGGAGCGAACGCGCCCCACGACCGCCACCGGCCCCGCGGTCGGGCGTCCGATCGACCGCGTCGACGGCGCCGTCAAGACCACCGGCGCCTCCGAGTACACGGCCGACCGGCCCTACCCGGACCTCGCGCACGCCACGCTCGTGCACGCCACGATCGCGCGCGGGCGCATCACCGGGATCGACACCGCGGCCGCCGAGGCGGTGGACGGGGTGCTCGCCGTGATCACCCATCGGAACGCGCCCGCGCTCAAACCCCCGGCCGCCCGGGTCAACCCGCTCGACCTCAGCACGATGGCGTCGGGCACCAGCGTGAACTACCTGGGCAGCGACGAGGTGCACTGGAACGGGGAGCCGGTCGCGGTCGTCGTCGCGGAGAGCCTGGAGGCCGCGGTGGAGGCCGCCCGGCTCGTGCGGGTGGGCTACGCCGCCGAGCCGGCCGTCACCGACTTCCGCGGCGCGGAGGGCTCGGCCGAACCCGCACGGGGGCTCCCGATGCTTTCCGGTGCAGGCCGCAAGGGCGACGCCGAGCAGGCGCTGGCCGCTGCTCCCGTCTCGGTGGACCTGCGCTTCACCACCCCGCCGCAGAACCACAACGCCATCGAGCCGCACGCCACCACCGCCGTGTGGGACGGCGACCGGCTCACCGTCCACGACAGCACCCAGGCGATGGACTTCGCGCGCAGGCACCTCGCGCTGCGGTTCGGGGTGCCGGTGGACGCGGTCCGCGTGATCGCCCCGAACGTGGGTGGCGGCTTCGGTGGGAAGGGGTTCGTCTGGGCCGGCACCGTTCTGTGTGCGATGGCGGCCCGCGTGGCCAAGCGCCCCGTCCGGCTGGCGCTCTCGCGCGAGGCGGTGTTCCGCACGGTCGGGGGGCGCACGCCCACCGTGCAGCGGGTCGCGCTCGGTGCGGAACGCGACGGTGCACTGACAGCGCTCGTGCACACCGGGATCTCGCAGGTGGGGCGGGTCGGCGGGATGCCGGAGCCGGTGGGCTCGCAGTCCCGTCACCTCTACGCGGCCCGCACCATCCTCGTCCGGCACAGCACCGCGACGCTCGACATGCTGCCGAACTCGGCCATGCGGGCGCCCGGCGAGGCCGTCGGGACGTTCGCGCTGGAGTCCGGGATGGACGCGCTGGCGTACGAGCTCGGTATCGACCCCGTCGAGCTGCGCATGCGCAACGAACCGGAGCGCGACCCCCTCGGGGGCAAGCCGTTCACCCACCGCAACCTGCGTGCGGCCTACGCGCGTGGCGCGCAGCGGTTCGGCTGGGCCGACCGGCCGCCGCAGCCACGTTCGATGCGCGACGGGCGGCGACTGCTCGGCTGGGGCGTCGCCACCGCGTTCCACATGCCGATCCAGCTGACCGCCGACGTCACCGTCCGGCTGGGGATGGACGGCACCGTCCGGGTGCGCTGCGGCCTCCATGAGATCGGCGTGGGCGTGGCGACCGTCCAGGCGCAGGTCGCGGCGGATGCGCTCGGTGTCCCGGTCGAGGCGGTCACCGTCGAGATCGGTGACTCGGCGCTGCCGGTCGGGCCGATGGCCGGTGGGTCGGGGCAGACGGCCACCGCCGCGGCGAGCGTGCTGCGGGCCTGCGAGGAACTGAGGCGGTCGGCGCTCGCGCTCGCCCGCCGCTCGCCGGGCTCACCGCTGCGCGGGCGCCGGATCGACGAGCTCGTGGCGCGTGACGGCGGGCTCTTCGCGGCCGACGGGTCGGGCGAGACCTACGGCGAGATCCTCGCCCGCGCCGGACGTCCCTCGCTCGAAGGCCGGGTCGGCGCCCGGACATCGCTCGGCCGCGTCGCGGGCCAGGTCCGCCTCCTCGCCGGCGTGGTCAGGGATCAGCGCCGGCAGGTGCGTGCGGCTACCGGGGCCCACTTCTGCGAGGTGGCGGTCGACGAGGACACCGGCGAGGTGCGCGTGACCCGCTGGGTCGCGGTGTTCGACGTCGGGCGCGTGATCAACCCGAAGACCGCCACCAGTCAGCTGCGCGGCGGGATCGTGATGGGGATCGGGGCGGCGCTGTCGGAGGAGACGGTGGTCGATCCGGGCAACGGCCGCATCATGAACGCGAGCCTCGCCGACTACCACGTGCCGGTGCAGGCGGATGTCCCGGCGATCGACGTCTACTACCTCGACGAGCCGGACCCGACCACCCCGCTCGGGCTGCTCGGGGTGGGGGAGGTCGGCATCACCGGCGTCGCCGGGGCGATCGCCAACGCCGTGCACCACGCAACGGGCGTGCGCGTGCGGGACCTGCCGATCACCCCGGACCGCCTCCTCTGA